From Streptomyces sp. NBC_01460, a single genomic window includes:
- a CDS encoding Na+/H+ antiporter subunit A, with product MIALIVSHFVLAACASPLVRRLGRLAFVVLALPPAAATVWAATRWAGAADGKAVTWSWEWIGTYDVSVALRLDALAELMVLLAAGVGMLVLLYCASYFSDDTPQLAAFAGNLLAFAGAMLALVLADDLITLYVFWELTTVFSYLLIGHTSTRKQNRRSALQALTVTTLGGLAMLVGFLILGQAAGTYRISAIVADPPEPTLAVSVAVVLVLCGALSKSAIWPFSLWLPNAMAAPTPVSAYLHAAAMVKAGVYLVARLAPGFADIPVWRPVVLLLGGATMLLGGWRALRLNDLKLVLAYGTVSQLGFLTVLAGAGNRDAALAAAAMILAHALFKAALFLVVGIVDHAAGTRDLRALSGLGRTMPFLCAVAVLSAASMAAVPPLLGFAAKEAAFEAMLSGGTADRWALAVLVAGSVLTVAYTLRFVWGAFARKAGVTDTPVHRAGVALVAPPAVLALAGLVLGPGVGWTDRLFAAYADVFPAPAHAYHLALWHGFGTVLLLSALAWAGGAVLFAGRGTVTRVSRRIAWPTADGVFGHLLLGLERLALQVTGFVQRGSLSGYLAITMVVMLTGQLAVLFTDRPWEGAVAPRVWDTPLQGAVAVLTCAAALSCMTVSRRMKAVVLAGLTGYGTALLFVVQGAPDLALTQFCVETVSMIVFVLVLRRMPVRFEESIGTWRRLVRIPVALGAAATVGVAVWAAGAARIAEPAGAAMVEEVAHHGLKDVVATILVDLRAWDTMGESAVLAAAAIGVTSLIYLHRRGETSVNRDELRGDETAWSLSGRRLSGLPQGDDTAPERSWLAAGSTLAPEHRSVVFEVVGRLLFHPILVLSLYLLFCAENMPGGGFVAGLVAGLALITRYLAGGRFELAEAAPLQPGLFTGLGLFVSTGVALGGLLEGTVLHAWTYYGHLPVFGDYHLSSSVLFDFGVYLLVLGVVLDIVRALGAKIDRQIERAAGALAPASDTGTGGPNR from the coding sequence GTGATCGCGCTCATCGTCAGCCATTTCGTCCTGGCGGCCTGCGCGAGCCCGCTGGTGCGGCGGCTCGGCAGGCTCGCCTTCGTCGTGCTCGCCCTGCCGCCCGCCGCCGCCACGGTGTGGGCCGCCACCCGATGGGCGGGCGCGGCCGACGGGAAGGCCGTCACCTGGTCCTGGGAGTGGATCGGCACGTACGACGTGTCGGTCGCCCTGCGCCTGGACGCGCTCGCCGAGCTGATGGTGCTGCTCGCGGCCGGGGTCGGCATGCTCGTGCTGCTCTACTGCGCGTCCTACTTCAGTGACGACACGCCTCAACTGGCCGCCTTCGCCGGGAACCTGCTGGCCTTCGCCGGCGCGATGCTGGCCCTCGTCCTCGCGGACGACCTGATCACCCTCTACGTGTTCTGGGAGCTGACCACGGTCTTCTCCTACCTGCTGATCGGCCACACCAGCACACGCAAGCAGAACCGGCGTTCCGCCCTCCAGGCCCTCACGGTCACCACGCTGGGCGGCCTGGCCATGCTGGTCGGCTTCCTGATCCTCGGTCAGGCGGCGGGCACCTACCGGATCTCCGCGATCGTCGCGGACCCGCCGGAGCCCACCCTCGCCGTGTCCGTGGCCGTGGTCCTCGTCCTGTGCGGGGCCCTGTCCAAGTCGGCGATCTGGCCCTTCAGCCTCTGGCTCCCGAACGCCATGGCCGCACCCACCCCCGTCAGCGCCTATCTGCACGCCGCGGCCATGGTCAAGGCCGGGGTCTACCTCGTGGCGCGGCTCGCCCCCGGCTTCGCCGACATCCCCGTCTGGCGGCCCGTCGTCCTGCTGCTGGGGGGAGCCACCATGCTCCTCGGGGGCTGGCGGGCCCTGCGCCTCAACGACCTGAAGCTCGTCCTCGCGTACGGCACCGTCAGCCAGCTCGGCTTCCTCACCGTGCTCGCCGGGGCGGGCAACCGTGACGCCGCGCTCGCCGCGGCCGCCATGATCCTGGCGCACGCCCTGTTCAAGGCCGCGCTGTTCCTCGTCGTCGGCATCGTGGACCACGCGGCCGGCACCCGTGATCTGCGCGCGCTCTCCGGTCTCGGCCGCACCATGCCGTTCCTCTGCGCGGTCGCGGTGCTCTCCGCCGCGTCCATGGCCGCCGTTCCGCCGCTCCTCGGATTCGCCGCGAAGGAGGCCGCCTTCGAGGCGATGCTGAGCGGCGGGACCGCGGACCGCTGGGCGCTGGCCGTTCTCGTGGCCGGCTCGGTGCTGACCGTCGCGTACACCCTCCGCTTCGTGTGGGGGGCGTTCGCCCGCAAGGCCGGCGTCACCGACACCCCCGTCCACCGCGCGGGCGTCGCCCTCGTGGCCCCGCCCGCCGTGCTGGCCCTCGCCGGGCTGGTGCTCGGCCCGGGCGTCGGGTGGACGGACCGCCTCTTCGCCGCGTACGCCGATGTCTTCCCGGCCCCGGCCCACGCCTACCACCTCGCGCTCTGGCACGGATTCGGGACGGTCCTGCTGCTCTCCGCACTGGCCTGGGCGGGCGGTGCCGTGCTCTTCGCGGGGCGCGGGACGGTCACCCGGGTCTCCCGGCGCATCGCCTGGCCCACCGCGGACGGTGTCTTCGGGCACCTCCTGCTCGGCCTGGAGCGCCTGGCCCTCCAGGTCACCGGATTCGTCCAGCGCGGCTCCCTCTCCGGCTATCTGGCCATCACCATGGTGGTGATGCTGACGGGCCAGCTGGCCGTCCTCTTCACCGACCGTCCCTGGGAGGGCGCGGTCGCCCCCCGAGTCTGGGACACACCGCTCCAGGGCGCGGTGGCCGTCCTCACCTGCGCGGCCGCCCTCTCCTGCATGACCGTCAGCCGCCGGATGAAGGCCGTCGTCCTGGCGGGACTGACCGGGTACGGGACGGCGCTGCTCTTCGTCGTGCAGGGGGCCCCCGACCTGGCGCTCACCCAGTTCTGCGTCGAGACCGTGTCGATGATCGTGTTCGTGCTGGTCCTGCGCCGGATGCCGGTGCGCTTCGAGGAGTCGATCGGCACCTGGCGGCGGCTGGTGCGGATCCCGGTGGCGCTGGGCGCCGCGGCGACGGTCGGCGTGGCCGTGTGGGCGGCCGGCGCGGCCCGCATCGCCGAACCCGCGGGCGCCGCGATGGTCGAAGAGGTCGCCCACCACGGTCTCAAGGACGTGGTGGCCACCATCCTGGTCGACCTGCGGGCCTGGGACACGATGGGGGAGTCCGCCGTCCTCGCGGCGGCCGCCATCGGGGTGACCAGCCTCATCTACCTGCACCGTCGCGGCGAGACGTCCGTCAACAGGGACGAACTGCGGGGGGACGAGACCGCGTGGTCGCTCTCGGGCCGACGGCTCAGCGGCCTGCCGCAGGGCGACGACACCGCGCCCGAACGCAGCTGGCTGGCCGCCGGATCCACCCTCGCGCCCGAACACCGGTCCGTCGTCTTCGAGGTGGTGGGCCGGCTGCTCTTCCATCCCATCCTCGTGCTCTCCCTGTACCTGCTGTTCTGCGCGGAGAACATGCCGGGCGGCGGCTTCGTGGCCGGGCTCGTGGCAGGACTCGCCCTCATCACCCGCTACCTGGCGGGCGGCAGGTTCGAGCTCGCCGAGGCCGCGCCGCTGCAGCCCGGACTCTTCACCGGTCTCGGCCTGTTCGTGTCCACCGGAGTCGCCCTGGGCGGCCTCCTGGAGGGGACGGTGCTGCACGCCTGGACCTACTACGGGCACCTGCCCGTGTTCGGCGACTACCACCTGAGCAGCTCGGTCCTCTTCGACTTCGGTGTCTACCTGCTGGTCCTGGGTGTGGTCCTGGACATCGTCCGGGCGCTGGGCGCCAAGATCGACCGGCAGATCGAACGGGCGGCGGGCGCGCTGGCCCCCGCGTCGGACACCGGGACCGGGGGGCCGAACCGATGA
- a CDS encoding Na+/H+ antiporter subunit D, producing MNALVPLPVLLPLCATGLSLAFGTRLARFQRFISVAVLTAVLGLSVALMIAADRQGPLSVHLGDFAPPLGITLVADRLSGLMLTVSSAVTLCVLVYSLGQGMADRDKETPVAVFHPAYLILVSGVSLTFIAGDLVNLYVGFEIMLVASFVLLTLGGTGPRIRAGSTYVIISLFSSMLFLTAIAMTYAAAGTANFAQLALRLPELPLGVQTLIQALLLTVFAVKAAVFPLAAWLPDSYPTAPAPVTAVFAGLLTKVGIYCMLRVETLLFPGNRLGDLLMAVALVSMIVGILGAVAQTDLKRLFSFTLISHIGYMVFGIGLATRDAYGGAIFYVAHHITVQTTLFLVAGLIERRGGTNELTRLGGLARSAPLLAVLFFVPAMNFAGIPPLSGFIGKLGLMRAGVADGSAWAWVLVAGATVTSLLTLYVMAKIWNLAFWRAEPPGQAAYGTVLEAADDSDDDDADTGPDRIPGTGDEGVVVTARGPAGQTVAATLQGRTVTTTVRPPFAMTAATAGAVLLGLAFTVLAGPLTAFTDRSAAELIARRPYVEEVLGP from the coding sequence ATGAACGCGCTCGTCCCGCTGCCGGTCCTGCTGCCGCTCTGCGCCACCGGGCTGAGCCTCGCCTTCGGTACCCGGCTCGCGCGCTTCCAGCGGTTCATCAGCGTCGCCGTCCTCACGGCCGTCCTCGGTCTCTCGGTGGCGCTGATGATCGCCGCCGACCGCCAGGGCCCCCTCTCCGTCCACCTCGGGGACTTCGCGCCGCCGCTCGGCATCACGCTGGTCGCCGACCGGCTCTCCGGGCTGATGCTGACCGTCTCCTCGGCCGTGACCCTCTGCGTGCTGGTCTACTCACTCGGCCAGGGCATGGCGGACCGGGACAAGGAGACGCCCGTCGCCGTCTTCCACCCCGCCTACCTCATCCTGGTCTCCGGGGTCTCCCTCACCTTCATCGCCGGCGACCTCGTCAACCTGTACGTCGGCTTCGAGATCATGCTGGTCGCCAGCTTCGTCCTGCTCACGCTCGGCGGGACCGGGCCCCGGATCCGGGCCGGATCCACGTACGTGATCATCTCGCTGTTCTCCTCGATGCTGTTCCTGACCGCGATCGCCATGACCTACGCCGCGGCGGGAACCGCCAACTTCGCCCAGCTCGCCCTCCGGCTGCCCGAACTCCCCCTCGGCGTACAGACGCTGATCCAGGCGCTGCTCCTCACCGTCTTCGCCGTCAAGGCCGCCGTCTTCCCCCTGGCGGCCTGGCTCCCCGACTCCTATCCGACGGCCCCCGCGCCCGTGACCGCCGTCTTCGCCGGCCTGCTGACCAAGGTCGGCATCTACTGCATGCTGCGGGTGGAGACCCTCCTCTTCCCCGGGAACCGGCTCGGCGACCTGCTCATGGCCGTCGCCCTCGTCTCGATGATCGTGGGCATCCTCGGAGCGGTCGCCCAGACGGACCTGAAGCGGCTGTTCTCGTTCACCCTCATCAGCCACATCGGTTACATGGTCTTCGGCATCGGTCTCGCCACGCGTGACGCGTACGGCGGTGCGATCTTCTACGTCGCCCACCACATCACCGTCCAGACCACCCTCTTCCTCGTCGCGGGACTCATCGAACGCCGGGGCGGCACCAACGAGCTCACCCGGCTCGGCGGCCTGGCCCGATCCGCTCCGCTGCTCGCGGTGCTGTTCTTCGTCCCCGCGATGAACTTCGCCGGGATCCCCCCGCTCTCCGGCTTCATCGGGAAGCTCGGACTCATGCGGGCCGGAGTCGCGGACGGCAGTGCCTGGGCCTGGGTCCTCGTCGCGGGGGCGACCGTGACGAGCCTGCTCACCCTCTACGTGATGGCCAAGATCTGGAACCTGGCCTTCTGGCGCGCCGAGCCACCGGGCCAGGCCGCCTACGGCACCGTCCTGGAGGCCGCCGACGACAGTGACGACGACGACGCCGACACCGGGCCCGACCGCATTCCGGGGACCGGTGACGAAGGGGTGGTGGTGACGGCCCGAGGCCCGGCCGGGCAGACCGTGGCCGCGACCCTCCAGGGAAGGACCGTCACCACCACGGTCCGCCCGCCCTTCGCCATGACCGCGGCCACGGCCGGCGCCGTCCTGCTCGGGCTCGCCTTCACCGTCCTGGCCGGTCCGCTGACGGCCTTCACCGACCGTTCGGCCGCCGAGCTCATCGCACGCCGCCCCTATGTGGAGGAGGTGCTCGGCCCGTGA
- a CDS encoding Na+/H+ antiporter subunit E translates to MRRLITLSHRNPDLPPYSVEFAGRRRRVLDLPLIAWLTLIWVLLWSTLTWANVVTGVVVAVVVCLAFPLPQVDLGLRLHPWGILRLAAYLLYDMYTSGVEVTRQIFAGRPHRPAVIGVPLRCRGDLMLAATAVTVSNVPGGAVIEVRRATATLFLHVLDADRPEELEAARRSVWKLEELTVRAFGTPDEIARVSEPPPEGPGGGEETS, encoded by the coding sequence GTGAGGCGCCTGATCACCCTGTCGCACCGCAATCCCGACCTTCCCCCGTACAGTGTCGAGTTCGCCGGCCGCCGGCGCCGGGTGCTCGATCTTCCGCTGATCGCCTGGCTCACCCTGATCTGGGTCCTGCTGTGGTCCACCCTGACCTGGGCGAACGTCGTCACCGGCGTGGTCGTCGCGGTCGTCGTCTGTCTGGCGTTCCCGCTGCCGCAGGTCGATCTGGGGCTGCGGCTGCACCCGTGGGGCATCCTCCGGCTCGCCGCCTACCTGCTCTACGACATGTACACCTCGGGGGTCGAGGTCACCCGGCAGATCTTCGCCGGCCGTCCCCACCGGCCCGCCGTCATCGGCGTCCCCCTGCGCTGCCGCGGTGACCTGATGCTCGCCGCGACCGCCGTCACCGTGTCGAACGTGCCGGGTGGCGCCGTCATCGAGGTGCGCAGGGCCACCGCCACGCTCTTCCTGCACGTCCTGGACGCGGACAGGCCGGAGGAACTGGAGGCGGCCCGGCGCTCGGTCTGGAAGCTGGAGGAGCTGACGGTACGGGCGTTCGGCACCCCTGACGAGATCGCGCGGGTGTCCGAGCCGCCGCCCGAGGGGCCCGGCGGCGGGGAGGAGACGTCATGA
- a CDS encoding monovalent cation/H+ antiporter complex subunit F produces the protein MSGPETVDRVLMTAAVVLIVVAGALLLVRISRGPSMLDRAIALDVCAAVIIAGLGAKSAFARDSFYFPIMLVLAFLGFTGSVGIARFIAVRDKPLARRRPTSEEGQR, from the coding sequence ATGAGCGGACCCGAGACCGTCGACCGGGTCCTGATGACCGCCGCCGTGGTGCTCATCGTCGTCGCCGGGGCGCTGCTGCTCGTCCGGATCAGCCGGGGGCCCTCGATGCTGGACCGGGCCATCGCGCTCGACGTCTGCGCCGCCGTCATCATCGCGGGCCTGGGCGCCAAGTCCGCCTTCGCGCGCGACTCGTTCTACTTCCCGATCATGCTGGTGCTCGCGTTCCTGGGCTTCACCGGATCGGTCGGCATCGCCCGCTTCATCGCCGTACGCGACAAGCCGCTCGCGCGCCGGAGGCCCACGAGCGAGGAGGGACAGCGGTGA
- the mnhG gene encoding monovalent cation/H(+) antiporter subunit G, producing the protein MNVFLQVTDTAGAVLVFIGAAICLLGVVGMLKLPDVLSRSHAATKPQTLGLLLVLAGVGLRLRGGMDLATLGLIGFFQLMTGPVAAHLVARSAYRTGQIERGELLFDDLDAQLTDPEPERGTGPRPDPGGRQD; encoded by the coding sequence GTGAACGTCTTCCTGCAGGTCACGGACACGGCCGGGGCCGTCCTCGTGTTCATCGGCGCGGCGATCTGCCTGCTCGGGGTGGTCGGCATGCTGAAACTGCCCGACGTCCTGTCGCGCAGCCACGCGGCGACCAAGCCGCAGACCCTCGGCCTGCTGCTGGTGCTGGCGGGAGTCGGTCTGAGGCTGCGCGGCGGCATGGACCTGGCGACGCTGGGCCTCATCGGCTTCTTCCAGCTGATGACGGGCCCGGTGGCCGCCCACCTGGTGGCGAGGTCGGCGTACCGGACGGGCCAGATCGAGCGCGGCGAGCTGCTCTTCGACGATCTGGACGCCCAGCTGACCGATCCGGAACCGGAGCGGGGGACGGGGCCGCGCCCGGACCCCGGCGGCCGGCAGGACTGA
- a CDS encoding CDP-alcohol phosphatidyltransferase family protein, which produces MSGTGTVLRELRGAQKSSKGVSLYSRYLNRPAGRLLAAGAYRVGLTPNQVTLVSAAFTFASIAAVALMEPSWWLGVLVYAGLVVGFAFDSADGQLARLTGRGGPDGEWLDHVVDCAKMILVHSAVLISFHRFGALPGEGWLLLPLGFLFVAVLTFCAGLLREQLGKAAVRTAPVAAGPAAPVSRVRAVALLPADYGVFCLVFLLLGAPGAFRAGYAVLAAVHALFLVAFLAKWFRELKALRAG; this is translated from the coding sequence ATGTCGGGTACGGGAACGGTGCTGCGCGAATTGCGCGGCGCACAGAAATCGTCCAAGGGCGTGTCGCTCTACTCGCGGTACCTGAACCGGCCGGCCGGGCGCCTGCTGGCGGCGGGCGCGTACCGAGTCGGCCTGACGCCCAATCAAGTCACGCTGGTCAGCGCGGCGTTCACCTTCGCGTCGATCGCCGCCGTGGCGCTCATGGAGCCGTCCTGGTGGCTCGGGGTGCTCGTGTACGCGGGCCTGGTCGTCGGTTTCGCCTTCGACTCGGCGGACGGGCAGCTCGCGCGGCTGACCGGGCGGGGCGGGCCGGACGGGGAGTGGCTCGACCACGTCGTGGACTGCGCGAAGATGATCCTCGTCCACAGCGCGGTGCTGATCTCGTTCCACCGGTTCGGCGCACTGCCCGGCGAGGGCTGGCTCCTCCTGCCGCTCGGCTTCCTCTTCGTCGCCGTGCTCACCTTCTGCGCGGGGCTGCTGCGGGAGCAGCTCGGCAAGGCGGCCGTCCGTACCGCGCCGGTGGCCGCGGGGCCCGCGGCCCCGGTGTCCCGGGTCCGCGCCGTCGCGCTGCTGCCCGCGGACTACGGGGTGTTCTGCCTGGTCTTCCTGCTGCTCGGCGCACCCGGCGCCTTCCGGGCCGGGTACGCCGTGCTCGCGGCCGTGCACGCCCTGTTCCTCGTGGCGTTCCTCGCCAAGTGGTTCAGGGAGCTGAAAGCGCTCCGGGCCGGCTGA
- a CDS encoding adenylyltransferase/cytidyltransferase family protein translates to MVQHRVGYAPGVYDLFHVGHLNILRHARSQCDYLVAGVVSDEMAALAKGHKPVIPLPERLEIVRSVRYVDAAFVETVPDKVETWQQVRFDVIFKGDDWRGTEKGECLERDFAEVGVEVVYFPYTVHTSSTQLRRALDVLVSRPGALSAP, encoded by the coding sequence ATGGTGCAGCACAGAGTCGGTTACGCACCGGGGGTGTACGACCTGTTCCACGTCGGCCACCTGAACATCCTGCGGCATGCCCGCAGCCAGTGCGACTACCTGGTGGCCGGGGTCGTCTCCGACGAGATGGCCGCGCTGGCCAAGGGCCACAAGCCGGTGATCCCGCTGCCCGAGCGGCTGGAGATCGTGCGCAGCGTGCGCTATGTGGACGCGGCGTTCGTGGAGACCGTCCCGGACAAGGTCGAGACCTGGCAGCAGGTCCGCTTCGACGTCATCTTCAAGGGCGACGACTGGCGGGGCACGGAGAAGGGCGAATGCCTGGAGCGCGACTTCGCCGAGGTCGGCGTGGAGGTCGTCTACTTCCCGTACACCGTGCACACGTCCAGCACCCAGCTGCGCCGGGCACTCGACGTGCTCGTCAGCCGGCCCGGAGCGCTTTCAGCTCCCTGA
- a CDS encoding glycosyltransferase, with protein MSAAEHQKPFENRRLLVVSTNYAPELTGIGPYATQLAEHWAASGARTEVLTGMPHYPAWRVDERYRGVWRRAESREGVRVHRRRHYVPPRQTALRRGAFEASVLVHGLLAPPPGRPDAVISQMPSLAGGVIAARLARRHRVPHIPVVQDLMGAAAAQSGIRGGGRAAAVASKAERYALRGAALVGVIHESFVEGVTALGVDPGRIRVVPNWTHVRSPSADRAATRARLGWPEGTPVLLHSGNMGLKQGLDVLVDLARLAPDVRVVLMGDGNQRDGLRARAAGLSNLDFLPPAGADDFTDVLAAADVLAVTQRASVLDMSVPSKLTSYFVSGRPVVASVADEGGTADEVRRSGAGVLVAPEDPAALLAAVRTLAADPGAARALGDHGPRYVAQHLSREAGLARFDALLTEALGDARAGTARAGTARGGDARAGDTQGGARR; from the coding sequence TTGTCCGCTGCTGAGCATCAGAAGCCGTTCGAGAACCGCAGACTTCTCGTCGTCTCCACCAACTACGCCCCCGAGCTGACGGGCATCGGGCCGTACGCCACCCAGCTCGCCGAGCACTGGGCGGCGTCGGGCGCCAGGACCGAGGTCCTGACCGGCATGCCGCACTACCCCGCCTGGCGGGTGGACGAACGCTACCGGGGGGTGTGGCGGCGGGCGGAGAGCCGCGAAGGGGTGCGCGTGCACCGGCGGCGCCATTATGTGCCGCCCCGTCAGACCGCCCTGCGAAGAGGCGCGTTCGAGGCGTCCGTGCTCGTCCACGGGCTCCTCGCCCCGCCGCCGGGACGTCCCGACGCGGTGATATCCCAGATGCCGAGCCTCGCGGGCGGTGTGATCGCGGCGCGGCTGGCCCGCCGCCACCGCGTCCCCCACATACCCGTCGTCCAGGACCTGATGGGCGCCGCCGCCGCACAGAGCGGCATCCGCGGCGGAGGCAGGGCCGCGGCCGTCGCCTCGAAGGCCGAGCGGTACGCGCTGCGCGGCGCGGCCCTCGTCGGGGTCATCCACGAGAGCTTCGTCGAGGGCGTCACCGCCCTCGGCGTGGATCCCGGCCGCATCCGCGTGGTCCCCAACTGGACCCATGTGCGCAGCCCTTCGGCCGACCGCGCCGCCACCCGCGCGCGGCTCGGCTGGCCCGAGGGCACCCCCGTGCTGCTCCACTCGGGGAACATGGGCCTCAAGCAGGGGCTCGACGTCCTCGTGGACCTGGCGCGGCTGGCCCCGGACGTCAGGGTCGTGCTGATGGGCGACGGCAACCAGCGGGACGGACTGCGCGCGCGGGCCGCCGGGCTGTCCAACCTCGACTTCCTCCCGCCGGCGGGCGCGGACGACTTCACCGATGTGCTCGCCGCCGCCGACGTGCTCGCGGTGACCCAGCGGGCCTCCGTGCTCGACATGAGTGTGCCGTCCAAGCTCACCTCGTACTTCGTCTCCGGACGACCGGTCGTCGCCTCCGTGGCCGACGAGGGCGGCACCGCCGACGAGGTGCGCCGCTCGGGCGCGGGAGTCCTGGTGGCCCCCGAGGACCCGGCCGCGCTCCTCGCCGCCGTACGCACGCTGGCCGCCGATCCGGGGGCGGCCCGGGCGCTGGGGGACCACGGCCCCCGGTACGTCGCACAGCACCTGAGCAGGGAGGCGGGCCTCGCCCGCTTCGACGCCCTGCTCACCGAGGCGCTCGGGGACGCACGAGCCGGAACAGCACGAGCCGGAACAGCGCGAGGCGGAGACGCGCGAGCCGGGGACACACAAGGGGGAGCACGCCGATGA
- a CDS encoding lipopolysaccharide biosynthesis protein produces the protein MTHPIRPVDDHDEPALLRDQFRQLLRYRALLAAGVVVGLLGGGFLALSGDDTYTASGEVQVRSATADPFATGASADKGINIGSERQTAVSDTVGDLAAGTLLKKGDDVTARKLLTGLQVTNPPNTLTLRFSYTGATPEQARSRAEALANAYLAHRKARTEESIDNMANGYRAQLEPLEEKRDLLEERAGVDGDDVSSARANIIVSISELSRKISELKALDTTPGYLNKKPVAPTEPAGAGLPLLLGLGAVVGLALGLLLSWVRLVFDPAVRSPRELVRSLGAPLLGTLPRERAAVGTLLAIGRSGSRLAEEYRAVAFRLAYDPSFAERRRLLVTAPRGDNAAAAAAAVNLAAAFAEMGRDVLLVEADLRTPSLARDLGPAAHEVRPPRWAAEEGDRSWPAGGRSNVDVPGSGAFALVAGATADNVPRALTSASVGRIVAEADRPGAVVIVLAPPVLSYADAVALVDRVEGVMIVCDPREVHRSDLERIREIIGASGGQVLGALLHPGRSRLRRADRRSTSARRHSGGGPQGPAVEDDAPEVTGDPSETMGLRSFTLPGARR, from the coding sequence ATGACACATCCGATCCGGCCCGTGGACGACCACGACGAACCGGCGCTGCTGCGCGACCAGTTCCGCCAGCTCCTGCGCTACCGCGCCCTGCTCGCCGCGGGTGTCGTGGTGGGCCTGCTCGGCGGGGGTTTCCTCGCCCTGAGCGGCGACGACACCTACACCGCCAGCGGCGAGGTCCAGGTGCGCTCCGCGACCGCCGATCCCTTCGCGACCGGGGCCTCCGCCGACAAGGGCATCAACATCGGCTCGGAGCGGCAGACCGCGGTCAGCGACACCGTGGGCGACCTGGCCGCCGGCACCCTGCTGAAGAAGGGGGACGACGTCACCGCCAGGAAGCTGCTCACCGGCCTCCAGGTCACCAACCCGCCCAACACGCTCACCCTCCGCTTCTCCTACACCGGGGCCACACCCGAGCAGGCCCGCTCCCGCGCCGAAGCCCTGGCCAATGCCTACCTGGCGCACCGCAAGGCGCGCACCGAGGAGAGCATCGACAACATGGCGAACGGCTACCGCGCCCAGCTCGAACCACTGGAGGAGAAGCGCGACCTCCTGGAGGAGCGGGCCGGGGTCGACGGCGACGACGTCAGCAGCGCCCGAGCCAACATCATCGTCTCCATCTCCGAGCTGAGCCGGAAGATCTCCGAGCTCAAGGCGCTCGACACCACCCCCGGCTACCTCAACAAGAAGCCCGTCGCCCCCACCGAGCCGGCCGGAGCCGGTCTGCCGCTGCTGCTGGGGCTCGGCGCCGTCGTCGGTCTCGCCCTCGGGCTGCTGCTGTCCTGGGTGCGGCTCGTCTTCGACCCCGCCGTACGCTCCCCGCGCGAGCTCGTGCGCTCCCTCGGAGCCCCGCTGCTCGGCACCCTGCCCAGGGAGCGCGCCGCCGTGGGCACCCTGCTCGCCATCGGGCGCAGCGGCTCGCGGCTCGCCGAGGAGTACCGCGCGGTCGCCTTCCGGCTCGCCTACGACCCGTCCTTCGCGGAACGGCGGCGGCTGCTGGTCACCGCACCGCGCGGGGACAACGCGGCGGCGGCCGCCGCCGCGGTCAACCTGGCCGCCGCCTTCGCCGAGATGGGCCGTGACGTCCTGCTCGTCGAGGCCGATCTCCGCACCCCGTCCCTGGCCCGGGATCTGGGACCGGCCGCCCATGAGGTGCGGCCGCCGCGCTGGGCCGCCGAAGAGGGGGACCGCAGCTGGCCCGCGGGTGGCAGGTCCAACGTGGACGTCCCCGGCTCCGGTGCCTTCGCCCTGGTGGCCGGCGCCACCGCGGACAACGTGCCGCGCGCCCTGACCTCCGCGTCCGTCGGGCGCATCGTCGCCGAGGCGGACCGCCCCGGCGCCGTCGTCATCGTCCTGGCACCGCCGGTGCTGTCCTACGCCGACGCCGTCGCTCTCGTGGACCGGGTCGAGGGCGTCATGATCGTCTGCGACCCCCGCGAGGTGCACCGCAGCGACCTGGAGCGCATCCGGGAGATCATCGGGGCCTCCGGCGGCCAGGTGCTCGGGGCCCTGCTCCACCCCGGCCGCAGCCGGCTGCGGCGCGCGGACCGCCGGTCCACGTCGGCCCGGCGCCACAGCGGCGGGGGGCCCCAGGGCCCGGCCGTCGAGGACGACGCTCCGGAGGTCACAGGGGACCCCTCCGAGACGATGGGCCTGCGCTCCTTCACCCTGCCGGGGGCGCGCCGGTGA